GTACATTTGTCGCAGTGTGTGGCTCTTTTGAGTTTGGATCATGTGTAAGTAACATTTTGAGCACAGCCActccattctttttttttttttttctgaacggGGGAACTGGAACCAGGTTTAAGTTGCCATCAACAACGAACACTACCAATTTTGCTAGCTGGTACTTCTAGCTACTCCCTTCTCCACCTACCtgttcaccaaaaccaaatagaaacTGCATTTAGATAGAAAATACTAAATGTACATAAATTCAAGTGAGTTCACTGAGCTACTAACACTGGATTTACTAAGAAATTACTGTTGGACTACTACTTTATGTTTAGCTTACTTAGAATCCTGAACTGGTACTTAACTGTAAATATGTTGTTTTCTTTAGTAAATCTGTTTGGTTCTGCAGGTGGGATTTTCAGCACCAACCCAATCTGGAATCAGGGGAGATCTTGGGCTCTCTTTGTCTCAGGTTTGTTGGAAAAACTTACCTAGTCATTCAAATGTGTAATTAAAGTGTTGGGTTCGGGTAAAAGTTGAATGACTCATGGCCCATAAGTTACATCACATTTTCAGTTTTTAACAGCATATTGGATCTTTGATCCAAGTTTACATGTTTCGGTTGTTAGATACTATGCATATATTCTTTCTCCAACCTTGGGTTGTGTCACACTGACATGGTTGCAAACGGGAACACCAGTGGTCTGAACTGGATCTCACACAAGGAAAAAAGTTCCCGTTGGCAAATTCCTAGGCAATGAAATAAAATGGAAGTCAAACCTATCTAATCCTGCATGTTTTCCTAGGCCTGAATCTAATATGCATCAAGCCAAGAATGGCCAATACCATCTTGGTTGGGAAATGTTAATGGATTATACTCATCTATATCAACCCCAAACCCCACTCATTTGACATGTGTAAACAGCATTGAAGTGACAGCAATTGTCAGACCAATCATCCTGTACCTCCTGGATTATTTTCTCAAAGTTTAAGAAGATCGAGATCTTCTGTACAATTCAAAATAGTGCAAACTTGCAACACAGAAAAGGCGGTTGTAAAGAAAAGAAACGTACAGAAACATTGCCAAGTACAGGACTTGGTTTATGTTTGAGTTTGGACTTCCATTATTGTATGTTCACCTGTAATACACACACAAAATGAGCACATCTGCATCCCAAAATTCCTCATCTTTTTGTCCTTTTGCAGTATTCCATGTTCGGTTCCATACTAACAATCGGGGCAATGATTGGTGCAATCACAAGTGGTCGCATTGCGGACTTTATTGGGCGAAAAGGGGTATGTAAAGATAAAGATGTTTAATGCCCATCCCCACAAGCCTAGAATTCTTAATCTTACAATCGTTCATTAATTCACTGTCAATGAAACAGGCAATGAGAATGTCAGCTGCATTCTGCCTTATAGGATGGCTTTCTATCTATATCGCTAAGGTTTGCTTGTTTTCTTAGACACTATATCTAATTTGTTCAAGTCATTTATGTTGATGAAAGTTTTCATGTCTGTCAAGGGAGTTTTCTTGCTTGACGTCGGAAGGGTCTTTACAGGATACGGAATTGGAGTTTTCTCCTATGTGGTAGGATTCAAACATTTGATGTTATTATACAACCTTAACACAGTTTAGGCAATCTTTTCATACTAAAACTAATTTCTGTAACAGATACCTGTGTTCATAGCTGAAATAGCACCAAAGAATCTTCGTGGAGGACTCACAACAGCTAATCAGGTAAAGTAGCATTTAGAGCTGCAATTCAAACAAACATTGATCTGTAATTAAGGCTTTATCACCAAAAAATAATGAGAAGTAAAGAACAATTAAGAAGTATAAGACCAGTAATGAAAATAGTATATATCATCTGCAGCTCATGATCGTTATTGGAGCATCAACTGCCTTCCTAATGGGTACAGTTGTAACATGGAGAACGCTTGCTCTTACAGGTAAGTGCTAAAGTAACTAGTTTAATAAGTTTTCCAGAAATAAAAAACTGCTCAGATTTTAATGAAAATCTGGAGACAAGGAATTGATAATTGTGGTTTGCTTGAAGGACTACTTCCCTGTGTTATCCTGCTCGCGGGTCTAACATTCATTCCAGAGTCTCCAAGATGGCTGGTGAGCAACAGAATATTAATAActagatacctgtgatttttgaAAAAGGAGAATGATAGAAGACGGACACTCAGTATATTAATCTTGTCAATTTTCCAGGCAAAGGTAGGCCGACAAAAAGAGTTTGAAGTGGCATTACAGAGGCTTCGAGGAAGGGATGCAGATATTTCTCATGAATCTGCAGAAATTCAGGTCTATAAATTGTGAAATGCAAAACTGTAACCCAAATCAAGCTTGATGAAGTGTGTCGACTATTCGAACTTATAGTCACTTTTATGAACAGGACTACATTGAAGACATTAAACACCTACCTAAAGCTAAGATGGCGGACTTGTTTCAGAGAAAATATATTCGTCCACTCATTGTAAGCCCTTTTAGTAACTTATTTTTAAAAATAGTTGAATATCTCTATAAGCTTGCAAACTGAAATTTTGGAACTCATGTTCAGATTGGAGTTGGGCTTATGGTATGTCAGCAATTTGGAGGGATAAATGGGATTGGGTTCTACGCCAGCGAAACTTTTGCATTAGCAGGTAACAGAAACAACATATAATTCTTTGTAATAATTCTTATAGGTTCCTCTGGCTCTTAGACAATTTCTTGATTGTACTTCTATTTCCGGATTACAGGACTTTCAGGCAAAGTCGGGACAGTAGCCTGGGCCTCGATCCAGGTTTCCAACTATGTCACTTCTCCTCCTTACTTCTAGTTTTTTTTCCTAAATAAATGCATTGAATATGTTGTACAAGACGTAAACAGCGTATCAGAAGCACAATACTCAGAATTTGAGAAAACTAAGCTAAAGTCTAAATAACAAACTGATTAACAGGTACCGATAACAATATTGGGTGCAATCTTAATGGATAAATCAGGAAGAAGGCCTCTTATGATGGTAAGTGGACTGACAGTTCATGTTAGCCTACAAGTATAAAGAGACACCTTGGTGAAAAATGTGGTCTGGGTTGCTTTTCAGGTGTCTGCGACAGGAACCTTCCTTGGATGCTCACTTGCTGGACTCTCTTTCTATCTTAAGGTACACTGCCAATAAACATTTCAGAACCCTTCTCTTTCCCACTGAATTTGTTCTTGTAATATAACAGTAGTATGTAATTTGTGAAACAGACCCATCAGATGTTATTGAACTGGGTTCCCCTACTAGCTCTTGCTGGAGTATTGGTAAGACTAGACTCTTAAATAACTCTGATTTGGAGTATACAAGTTGGTAATAAACTATGGAGTTTCTACCGTACAAGAGTTTTAAAGCTTTTCTCATTTATACCTTCTCAACGGGAACAGATATACATAGCAGCCTTCTCAATTGGAACCGGACCAGTGCCTTGGGTTATTATGTCTGAGGTAACTTCAGTTTATAGTAATGAACTCAAATGCAATACATTCTCGAGTAACATAATATATACCAACTAACTAAAGATATCAAATCTGAACATCATTTTTCATCACAGATTTTCCCAATAAATGTAAAGGGTGTGGCAGGAAGCTTAGTAACTCTTGTGAACTGGTTTGGTGCTTGGGCTGTTTCTTACACTTTCAATTTTCTAATTAGCTGGAGTGCCTCAGGTAAAACATATCTTACTTTCCTAAATAAACCTAAAATGTCTACTAGGCACGTTCTTGTTTACCAGTAGAATTTTGCTTTTTATGGTTTTCAGGTACATTCTTCCTGTATTCTGGAGTATGTGCAATGACTGTTCTGTTTGTGGCTAAGATGGTGCCAGAAACCAAAGGAAGAACCCTAGAAGAAATTCAAGCATCCATTAATGCGTAAACGCAGAAGAACAAAACCACAATGGATATACAGTTTTTGGCAAAATTTTGTTTGTATTAGTGTATCTTTTCTATTTCTAGAATATGTAATCAACAATAAGAGTAATTTTCATTCATTTTGATTGCATTTCTATTAGTACTGGTTATACTGAGTTGCGTGATGCAATGATGTCCTTTGATAAACATAAACAACATTGGATTTGAAACAACTAAAAAACTTAAGGCAGTCGTGCTTGCTGTTTAATAATATGAAATTCAATCGCCGTACCTGCAGAAGGTGAGTGCACAAAGAACCGGAATGTTGTTTGGTCCGTTAATCATGGATAATCTCTTGTGAGTTCCTACTGAATCAAGAAGCTCAGCTTCTCCCAGCAAGAAACATATCTAGAAGAATAGAAAGCAAAGTTTCATCCATCTCCGGATACTTCATTGAAACTTgaaaagaagttagggtttcatcaaGACAGTTTAGGGTTCACGAATTGAAAGGAGCTAATCTTAACAATGGAGTAGGTGATAATTTTTCTAACGGTGCTGCCGGGTTATTCCCATCTAGGTAGTGGGATAAGCGATGTCCTAGTATGTGATAAATGATAAAGACTAAAGCTACCCTTGCCCTCTCTTGGCGATTTGTTCGCCACCACTAAAACACCGAAACATAACCGGCAAACACCGCTTCATAGTCAATAGATACCAAAATCTAGCCAGTAACCACCACGACGGCGGTGAAGATCGTGGAAAACCTCCGATAATTTTTTTCAAATGTATTCTGGTCCAATTCGCTGTCAGATCTATTACCATAAATTATTAAAACAATATTTTGAGATCTTCAAGTTGTTAAGACACCGAGTTACAAAGTTGTAAAGACTCTAAAATTAAGATCCTGATTCATTTGAAGACTTCAAGGTTTGACTAATTTAGTCGGCTAACACCATTACCAGCTTCTGAAGACCTTTCAAGACTCCATGATTCGTTTTCTTTCATCTTTTACTAGACTCATAGTCCTGCTATCTTCAATCTAAGTGCATCAATTTTCTACAACTAATACGGCAtcaccttcttttctttcgatattCATTTTTATTTCCAATCTTGTTGACATTCAATTAAATTATCTTATTTACAATTTATTTGAAATTTTGATTCAGTTCTTTAATTTTAGAAGCTTATCACTGATTTTGGTTATGCGGCCTCGTTTAATTTGCACTCCAAATTaacttttctttgctctttttcccTTTTAGCTATTTACTCTTTAGTTTTTAATTGGTTTGGTCAAAACAATCTTTCATCCTCTTTCGATAACATGAAGAAACGAAAACATCCAAGGAAAATCTTTGAAGAAATGGATCTGGAAAAAGCTCTGACTGGTGGAAATGCTAAAATGACTGAAGTTAATAGCAACAATAAGGTGTGCCTAAAACTTGTCAACCTTTAGTATTTGGTCAATAACCCCAAAAGTAACTATCAGTCAACTAGGGCTTCCATTAAATCTTATCATAACTCCATCATTGTGTTTGAATATTTTATTTTGCATGAT
This genomic interval from Papaver somniferum cultivar HN1 unplaced genomic scaffold, ASM357369v1 unplaced-scaffold_154, whole genome shotgun sequence contains the following:
- the LOC113336673 gene encoding sugar transporter ERD6-like 16, translating into MSKAGDIEDGENRGIDEMNAPLLKQGKTVASGQDDKLDGSDNGGSLGMVLLSTFVAVCGSFEFGSCVGFSAPTQSGIRGDLGLSLSQYSMFGSILTIGAMIGAITSGRIADFIGRKGAMRMSAAFCLIGWLSIYIAKGVFLLDVGRVFTGYGIGVFSYVIPVFIAEIAPKNLRGGLTTANQLMIVIGASTAFLMGTVVTWRTLALTGLLPCVILLAGLTFIPESPRWLAKVGRQKEFEVALQRLRGRDADISHESAEIQDYIEDIKHLPKAKMADLFQRKYIRPLIIGVGLMVCQQFGGINGIGFYASETFALAGLSGKVGTVAWASIQVPITILGAILMDKSGRRPLMMVSATGTFLGCSLAGLSFYLKTHQMLLNWVPLLALAGVLIYIAAFSIGTGPVPWVIMSEIFPINVKGVAGSLVTLVNWFGAWAVSYTFNFLISWSASGTFFLYSGVCAMTVLFVAKMVPETKGRTLEEIQASINA